The following coding sequences lie in one candidate division TA06 bacterium genomic window:
- the maf gene encoding septum formation inhibitor Maf: MAKISKCLNWPKIILASGSPRRKSLLEAVGSDFKVVAPRVDEDGAADLSPETAVRKLAREKALEVRSRLSRYDRKRLIVAADTVVAYRHHVLGKPQDKAEAVQMLKMLSGRWHQVYTGLCLISPLDGRIITGFETTKVKFRRMSSGYINNYVASGEPLDKAGAYGIQELGALLVERVDGCYFNVVGLPLMKLDKMIRRLKIKKRSR; encoded by the coding sequence ATGGCCAAAATATCAAAATGTCTGAACTGGCCCAAGATCATCCTGGCTTCGGGCTCGCCCCGGCGCAAAAGCCTGCTGGAAGCAGTGGGATCTGATTTCAAAGTAGTGGCACCCCGGGTGGATGAGGACGGGGCCGCAGACCTCAGTCCCGAAACCGCGGTCCGGAAGCTGGCCCGGGAAAAAGCCCTGGAGGTCAGGTCCCGTTTGTCGAGGTACGACAGGAAACGTCTGATAGTGGCGGCCGACACGGTGGTGGCCTACCGGCATCATGTTTTGGGAAAACCTCAGGATAAGGCCGAGGCGGTACAAATGCTTAAAATGCTCTCCGGCCGCTGGCACCAGGTCTATACCGGACTGTGCCTGATATCTCCACTTGATGGCAGGATCATCACCGGCTTTGAGACGACCAAAGTAAAATTCCGCCGGATGTCATCCGGCTACATAAATAATTACGTGGCCTCGGGCGAGCCGTTAGACAAGGCCGGAGCCTACGGAATCCAGGAGCTGGGGGCGCTGCTGGTGGAAAGGGTGGACGGCTGTTATTTCAACGTGGTGGGCCTGCCGCTGATGAAATTAGATAAGATGATCAGGAGACTTAAGATTAAAAAACGGAGCCGCTGA
- a CDS encoding SIS domain-containing protein has product MKTNKEIQAVKAELFKSSFALQQTAVLQSANIHKAAQVIHQALKSGGKLLICGNGGSAADSQHLATELVVRFQKERRALAALALTTDASLLTAEANDHGFDAIFSRQVEALGNKGDALLAISTSGNSANVLKAVQAARKKGLKTIGLSGGSGGKLKKTCHLCLLAPGDATCRVQECHLAMEHIICGLVEGWLGKK; this is encoded by the coding sequence ATGAAAACGAACAAGGAAATCCAGGCCGTCAAGGCCGAACTCTTCAAGAGCTCGTTTGCCTTGCAACAGACTGCGGTCCTGCAGTCCGCCAACATCCATAAGGCCGCCCAGGTGATCCACCAGGCCCTGAAATCGGGCGGCAAGCTGCTGATCTGCGGGAACGGTGGCAGCGCGGCCGACAGCCAGCACCTGGCCACCGAGCTGGTGGTTCGATTCCAGAAGGAACGGCGGGCCCTGGCCGCCCTGGCCCTGACCACCGACGCCTCGCTTTTGACAGCCGAGGCCAATGACCACGGCTTCGACGCCATATTCTCCCGCCAGGTGGAGGCCTTGGGGAATAAGGGCGACGCACTTCTGGCCATCAGCACCAGCGGCAATTCGGCCAACGTGCTCAAAGCGGTGCAGGCCGCCAGAAAGAAGGGCCTTAAGACCATAGGCCTTTCGGGCGGCAGCGGCGGCAAACTTAAAAAAACATGTCACCTCTGTCTGCTAGCTCCGGGCGACGCCACCTGCCGGGTACAGGAGTGTCACCTGGCCATGGAACATATCATCTGCGGCCTGGTGGAAGGCTGGCTGGGAAAGAAATAG
- the tsaD gene encoding tRNA (adenosine(37)-N6)-threonylcarbamoyltransferase complex transferase subunit TsaD, whose translation MMILGIETSCDETAAAVVRDGKKILSNVIHSQTVHRQYGGVVPELASRDHLKKIVPVVREALTQAGLSPRQIDAVAATSRPGLAGALLVGFCFARGLAQSLNVPFVSVNHVEAHAQAAFLDNPELEAPAVALVVSGGHTSLFHIAADFRFFLMGQTLDDAAGEAFDKVAKLLGLGYPGGPAIEQRAKLASSGQIVFPKALLGPQSLDFSFSGLKTAVLNYALDPKNGGRENMSPERINDICRGFQTSVCGVLTEKVKRACELTDCRNVIVAGGVAANGFLRQSLAELERREGLKIVIPGIRLCTDNAAMVAACGTRMLDRGQTINDNTVQARVIWPKYQNV comes from the coding sequence ATGATGATCTTGGGCATAGAGACCTCCTGCGACGAGACAGCGGCGGCAGTGGTGCGGGACGGGAAAAAGATACTGTCCAACGTCATTCATTCCCAGACGGTGCACCGGCAATACGGGGGAGTGGTGCCGGAACTGGCCTCGCGCGATCACCTGAAAAAGATAGTTCCGGTGGTCAGGGAGGCCCTGACCCAGGCCGGACTTTCACCCCGTCAAATAGACGCCGTGGCCGCCACCAGCCGGCCCGGCTTAGCCGGAGCCCTGTTAGTGGGCTTTTGTTTTGCCCGGGGGCTGGCCCAGAGCCTAAACGTTCCCTTCGTTTCGGTCAACCACGTGGAGGCTCACGCTCAGGCCGCTTTTCTGGATAACCCGGAACTAGAAGCCCCTGCCGTGGCCCTGGTGGTTTCGGGCGGGCATACCTCGCTCTTCCACATCGCTGCCGATTTCCGGTTCTTCCTGATGGGCCAGACCCTGGATGACGCCGCCGGCGAGGCTTTTGACAAAGTGGCCAAACTTTTGGGGCTGGGCTATCCCGGAGGGCCGGCTATAGAACAGCGGGCCAAGTTGGCATCTTCCGGCCAGATCGTTTTTCCCAAGGCCCTGCTGGGCCCGCAGAGCTTGGATTTTTCCTTTTCGGGGCTTAAGACCGCGGTCTTGAATTACGCGCTGGATCCGAAGAACGGCGGCCGGGAAAATATGTCCCCAGAACGTATCAACGACATCTGCCGGGGCTTTCAAACATCGGTCTGCGGAGTCCTGACAGAAAAAGTAAAAAGAGCCTGCGAACTGACGGACTGCCGGAATGTCATAGTGGCCGGCGGGGTGGCCGCCAACGGTTTTCTGCGCCAGAGTCTGGCCGAGCTGGAGCGGAGGGAGGGGCTGAAAATTGTGATCCCCGGCATCAGGCTCTGTACCGACAACGCGGCCATGGTGGCGGCCTGCGGAACCAGGATGCTGGACAGGGGGCAGACAATCAACGACAACACGGTACAGGCAAGGGTCATATGGCCAAAATATCAAAATGTCTGA